The following proteins are encoded in a genomic region of Coffea eugenioides isolate CCC68of chromosome 6, Ceug_1.0, whole genome shotgun sequence:
- the LOC113775562 gene encoding growth-regulating factor 5: MMSATTSARSSSRFPFTASQWQELEHQALIFKYMVSGTPVPPDLLYTVRRSLDSSLSSKLLFHQPQLGWNSCFQMGFGRKIDPEPGRCRRTDGKKWRCSKEAYPDSKYCERHMHRGRNRSRKPVEQQLITTPIPPPPIISPSSISNNNTSSTATPPTAIPITSISKNHPPSPSSPTSHHSFSCLTSLATSSESQPHHHHHHHNHGTGINQPGYALHHPLLYPHSSCVRPPGTSHDRISSEENSTNYFLGSGPYSQASKGYSSYGQGGKEEVDEHAFFCEASGTVRNLSGGSSVVDHDGTSSWQLAPLTMGSPSGSHLKQRSSYSVSNGGHSSYLQLQSLNHDNDYNTTSRQQKQASQQQYYGLGDRDDHQNKRVMHRFFDEWPPKDNKDSCWLDNNDHHDHKLSKIQLSISMPNASSHHDFFMTRNEKMRSE, from the exons ATGATGAGTGCTACAACTAGTGCAAGGAGCAGCAGCAGGTTCCCTTTCACTGCATCCCAGTGGCAAGAACTTGAACACCAAGCTCTCATCTTCAAGTACATGGTTTCTGGGACGCCCGTTCCTCCTGATCTTCTTTACACGGTCAGAAGAAGCTTGGATTCTTCCCTCTCCTCCAAACTCCTCTTCCACCAGCCCCAAC TGGGTTGGAACTCATGTTTCCAGATGGGTTTCGGGAGGAAAATAGACCCAGAGCCAGGAAGGTGCCGCAGAACAGACGGGAAGAAGTGGAGGTGCTCGAAAGAAGCCTACCCCGATTCCAAGTACTGCGAGAGGCACATGCACAGAGGCAGAAACCGTTCAAGAAAGCCTGTGGAACAACAACTTATCACCACACCAATCCCACCACCCCCAATAATATCACCATCTTCTATCTCAAATAACAACACATCATCCACAGCCACTCCACCAACAGCAATACCCATTACATCAATTTCCAAGAACCACCCCCCATCACCCTCTAGTCCCACCTCTCATCACTCTTTCTCTTGTCTCACCTCATTAGCTACTTCTTCCGAATCCCAaccccaccaccaccaccaccaccacaaccATGGCACTGGTATCAACCAACCCGGCTATGCTCTTCATCATCCTTTGCTGTATCCCCATTCATCCTGCGTTAGACCTCCAGGGACTAGTCATGATCGTATTTCATCTGAAGAAAACTCCACCAACTATTTTCTAGGTTCTGGCCCTTATTCTCAAGCAAGCAAAGGCTACAG CAGCTACGGTCAAGGAGGGAAAGAGGAAGTGGATGAGCATGCATTTTTCTGTGAAGCTTCAGGGACAGTGAGGAATCTTTCAGGCGGTTCATCAGTAGTAGATCATGATGGAACTTCTTCTTGGCAACTAGCACCTCTGACGATGGGTTCGCCTTCAGGCAGCCATCTGAAGCAGAGGTCCTCTTACTCAGTTAGCAACGGAGGCCACTCTTCTTACTTGCAACTTCAAAGCCTTAATCATGACAACGACTACAACACTACTTCTAGACAACAAAAGCAAGCTAGCCAGCAGCAATACTATGGATTAGGGGATAGAGATGACCATCAGAACAAGAGAGTAATGCACCGTTTCTTCGATGAATGGCCTCCCAAGGATAACAAAGATTCATGCTGGCTTGATAATAATGATCATCATGATCATAAACTGTCAAAAATCCAGCTTTCAATTTCCATGCCAAACGCTTCTTCACATCATGACTTCTTCATGACCCGAAATG AAAAAATGAGGTCTGAATAG